The following proteins are encoded in a genomic region of Gossypium hirsutum isolate 1008001.06 chromosome D05, Gossypium_hirsutum_v2.1, whole genome shotgun sequence:
- the LOC107892236 gene encoding uncharacterized protein, with the protein MTADTTTLSYWLNWRFSFCALFILTSMVVAAIIIWKFEGRKRSENREVENRKESPGILYEDETWKTCLEGIHPAWLLGFRVFAFLMLLALLMANAVISGGGIFYFYTQWTFTLVTIYFGFGSAVSIDGCRKHCRKACGDRSNHISLDSEQGTYVPPTIDEIADVSSNQSKHFDPREAPYHPSIAGPWTYAFQIIYQICAGAVMLTDSVFWLIIFPFLMPKYRSLNFIVVCMHSINAVFLIGDTILNCMRFPLFRIAYFILWTDAFVIFQWIIHAYVNLWWPYPFLDLSSSYAPLWYLGIGVMLIPCYGIFALIVKLKDFSLSRTFRDSYRKLR; encoded by the exons ATGACTGCCGATACCACGACCTTAAGCTACTGGTTGAACTGGAGGTTCTCATTCTGTGCATTGTTCATCCTAACCTCAATGGTTGTGGCAGCAATTATAATCTGGAAATTTGAAGGTCGGAAAAGATCGGAAAATCGAGAGGTAGAAAATAGGAAGGAATCTCCGGGGATCTTATATGAGGATGAAACTTGGAAAACATGTCTTGAAGGCATTCACCCTGCTTGGTTGCTGGGTTTCAGAGTGTTTGCTTTCTTAATGCTTTTGGCATTACTTATGGCCAATGCTGTCATTTCTGGAGGTGgcatattttacttttatactcA GTGGACATTTACTTTGGTCACAATCTACTTTGGG TTTGGATCGGCAGTCTCCATAGATGGATGTCGAAAGCACTGCAGAAAAGCTTGTGGCGATAGGTCCAATCACATTAGTTTAGATTCTGAGCAAGGCACCTACGTACCTCCCACGATTGATGAAATCGCAGATGTATCATCCAACCAGTCCAAACATTTTGATCCCCGTGAAGCTCCTTATCATCCTTCTATTGCAGGTCCATGGACTTATgcgtttcaaattatttatcaG ATTTGTGCAGGTGCAGTAATGCTCACTGATTCAGTATTTTGGCTGATCATTTTTCCGTTCCTAATGCCCAAATATCGCAGCTTGAATTTT ATTGTTGTCTGTATGCACTCAATCAATGCTGTTTTCCTAATTGGTGACACAATTTTGAATTGCATG CGGTTCCCTTTGTTCCGaattgcatattttattttatggacgGATGCTTTTGTTATATTCCAATGGATCATCCATGCTTATGTTAACCTTTG GTGGCCATATCCATTTCTTGACTTGTCATCCTCATATGCTCCCTTATG GTACTTGGGAATCGGAGTAATGCTCATCCCATGTTATGGGATCTTTGCTTTAATAGTTAAACTCAAGGACTTCTCTTTGTCAAGAACATTCCGGGATTCGTATAGAAAGTTgagataa